The genomic region GAAGTTGGAAACGAGGGAGTtgaaagaagagaggaggaagaaacgaTGAATGCATtgattaggctggtcatagtggggagtaacttagactagtaacatgcatttattactagtccatgttactacaccttcataatgggtagtaacatatggatggtaaaatactccctccgtctagatgagtaagtcatcttaggttgtgcaccgtgaccaaggaggaggggaaaatgagagaacttaatgttcatttgctaattaatagcattgcatgcaatgaactaaccactgcatgtcgtgtttggtagtctcaaatcattaaaaacatgcacaccccacatctcttattggttgatatgtcaagaaacaagaaacgatgtagaatttaatgcaccgcgcctaagtgttttgggattatttgtttttcgtaagatgacttacacacctagacggagggagtacaagcctTCATTTTACCTCGGaatgtgttatgttacagtaacaatattatgttaccacaagcatctctccCCTCATCAACTTCATGCCACGTAAGCAAATTTGTCTTGGAATGTGTCATGTTActatctaagttactcccactatgactagcatTAAAGATGTGGCCGTTACAGGAGTAAAGACAGCTTTGGTTGCTGGTTGTTGGGCACTGGAACAGACGTGCTGGGGCCCGAGACAGACGGTTCAGAGAATATATCTATGCATTGAACTAAAATTAAAGAGTACACTCAATCTACATATAGTGGTACATATCCCGATGCATATTGAACGATGAGATACCAGGGAGGTGAGCCCGCAGGTGCTCCTACGCACTTTGGATGTTTTTATAGGCTTTGATTAGAGGTAGTATATAGGCTTGTTGCTTTGGAACACAAAACCAAAATTCTCTCATAGGTTGGACACACTTACATGACAAATTAAAGAGATGGCCTCCAACTGAAGTTTGTAAGGAAATTAAGCTACAAAAGTAAGCAGAGACTTACCCGGCAGTTTGTACGAGGGTAATCACCGTGAGAAACCAAAAGTCCTTGGTATTTAACATAGACACGAAACCACCAAGAAGGACGACGGTGGTCCACGTAACCACTAGGACGCTCACCCCTCTCATTGCCATCCACAAGTACCCCATAAATGTTGCATAGCAATTGATATGCTTTACTTCCGCCCATTTGGAGTCGTCGACAGAATTGAGGCCAGCCTTTCTCTCCGTTGAGAAAATGGCAAGAACTTCTGAGGAAAAGGCAAAAAGCAAAGAAGACATCAGGAGTTGAGATCGACTGAAAACGAAATCCATTGTATCAGCAACCTTAACAAGCTACTAATAACTTAGCTAGCATGATTTGGAAGCAAACCACATGCTTATTTATTCTATTGAGCATTGACCAAAAGACAGGTCGTCTTCTTAACTGTCGGCCAGCCTGTTAAGCTCAGCGGCAACCAGTAGCATATTTTTGTCCTCCCAACTCGTATACAAATTAGCTCAACATATTTTTCCTGTGACAAACAAAATCATTCATATATGGCCCAATCTCTAGATCGTTGCATATTTGAAAGATTAAGGTTCCCTGACGTATtaaaattttcatgtggtttgtccacaagcaagtaatactcaccaaggacaacttaatcaagaggcgagggtaggtagttcacgttgttgtttttgtgatcatgatgaaacattACAACATTTATTCCTTCAATGCCCCAAATTGCTTTGGAGAACAATTCATATAACCTTCAACATTAATCCTCCAGTTGACATTGAGTCATTATTTGGAACGTGTTTAACTGGGGTTGAACATACTACtgcggctcgtattcggattggaatatgtgcacttctatgggctatatggaactgtaggaatgattttacttttaacagacaacacacttTCACTTTCTTGCGGGCCATCTTCAGAGCTACCGCATGGATCCGTATGTAGTCCTTACTCACTCCTTTGGAATCCAGAGAGCCTTtcgttactgggtgcaaccagcgggagatggtagcacgggctaaATTCAACCGGTTCAGATGGTGGTCGCATAATAGGATAGGAGTTTAGGAAGCTTATCCTTCATATTGCCGTTCCGGTTGTGATTGTCGGCAATGTacttttctttttcatttgcttCGCTCCACTTGCAAGCTGTAATACTTTTATGATTTTGTGCTACTTCATGAATTGcttaataagatggctgcatgcatcattatgatgcccaggccgggggtacgcctccatttccaaaaaaataaaaaatcattcCATAAGCAGTTGGCCAACCAAGTGTAGTTATGCGATGCACTCAAATTGGTCAGTAGGGGGTGGGGTGGATTCTTAATTAATGTTATTAAATGTGACATGGTGGCATAATCAATCTGTTGTCGGCCTGCTTGTTTGCCAGGACAACATGTATGATGCACTTAACTATCCATCTAACGAGGGTGTCCAAGACAGGGGAGACGGAGAAGAAGAGGACACAATGGTGTTCATGGGCAAACTAAATGGTACATGTAGGATGGACTTGCTTACAGAATCACTTATATTCTGCTCATGAGTAACCAGAATTTGAGTTCGTCCCCAGGTAGAGTTCCAACGTTCGGCTCTGATAGTTCCCCAGTTAAGTTCGTTTGCACACATTTTTCCTTGGACCCTCAACACATTAATTGTAGGCCGACACACCACCTACCACGCTAGTACTAGCTATACATCAAGTTAGATGTACATAAATGATATTGTACCATGTGGCTGTGACAtgtcatcttcctcttcctttctttTTTGCAAGAAAGCATCTCATCTTTTAGTCACAAACATAAATATTTTAGATATAAAAATAGATTAATGAATCAATAAGATCTTCATCCACAATAATAATGATATCATTTTTGTCGTTCGCTATTGTCAAATCGTTAACGGAAAATATGTTAATTAATTAACTCCAGTCATGTCCTAGTTCTATTCCTAACAATCCTCTCTTGGGAAGCTAACGGGCTCCAACTTCAAAATCGGTTGCgtccttagagcatggttaatagtatagccaactgccgGTTATATGATGTTATCATGTCATCTGTAATAAAGCATATAGCGGGtaaattttatcaccctaatataaactctATAACATaccttttgaaaatagaacatctgaagtttatattggtatattttttgtaatatactatgacttgtattaggttggtcaaattgacgacctaggggtacgcaaACGCCCTGTAAACTGAAAGAGAGGGAGTAAGTAAGACACAAAAAATTAAGGAAAAGACCCTCACAGTCAAGGCCATTGACAGACACCCCATGCATAAACATTACTTTCTCCCAGGCTCTGCCTGTAGAAGAGATCATGGCTTGTTGGCCGTGATGGAGTGCTTTATATAGAACAGAAATATACCTTCATCTCCAACCAAGCAGTCACACACACCACCTACCACAGAGTCACAGACACAGCCGTATAAAATAAGCCCGAAACTGCGGGGCAGAGCACAAGACGAACCTTGTCGATGAGGCGGCGCCATGGTCCAGAGCAATGAGCACAGGTAGCTCCCTTGACTTGTCGGAGTTCCGTCTGCTCCTTCACCCTTTGCTCCACACTTGCCGGCGAGGAGGACCGTGCTGACGTGCTCAACGCTGTGTATCCTCGGTGTTTTAGACACCTCTAGGCTGCTGGAGGGAAGTTCCATGAGCGCATTCTGCCATGTTGATGTTGGTGTCTATGCTTTGCTACTCCTACTTGTGACTGGGGATGATGTGTGCTCCTCAGTTAGCTGCGCTGTTTGTCACAAAGAGTAGGAAGAGAGAGGAAATGAGAGGGGGAAATCTGCTGCGTTGCTATACTGACTAGAGGACAGGCTCTGGTGCCCACCGGGTGTGGTGTCCTCCCCGGTACACACCGTCCGATCTAGATCCTGTGGTCGCGCTCGGCACTGCGTTAAGTGAGGTATAAAGACCCAGCTTAGAGCATCTCTAATAGCAGACCCAAATTTTAGCCCAAGACCTAAAACTGAAATTATGGGGTTTTTTGGCCAAAAAAGGCTCCAACAGCAGGCCCATTACTGTATGGTGACCACAAACTTTTGGATAGGCACCCATATATATTTTGCTACCCAAAACCATTTTTGTGTCCAACCTACCTCAAGACCCAAAAGAGTGAAAACAGTCACGGGAAGTTTCCGCCCGAGCCGTGCCGCCGTGACAGCACCCCCCCCCTTCCCCCGCTGCCGCATCTGTGTGTATGTATGTTGCCGGGCCGAAGCCGAAGGCCGTCCACCGCCTAGGGATTGTGCCGACACCAACCAGCGCCGCGGCATCGCAGGTCCCCGCCGTCACCGCGCCGCTAGATACTACCTCGGAGATGATGCAGTTTCCGAGCGGCCTCCGGTTAGGCTTATGTGGAACAACTCAAATTTTTACCACACCCCACATGGGCCATCACTACTGCAGGAATGCCTAGCAGTGGTGGGCGTAAAAAGCCTAGCAGTGGCAAGGTTCTCAGCAGCGCCAGCTACTGACCTCCCGCCACTACTAACATGCCATTAGTGGCGGGCGCTCGCCTGCTAGTGGTAGCGCATAAGAAGTGGCAGGCGCCTATCGTCGCCCGCCACAGTAATTTGATCTAGCAATGGCGGGCGCTTTGTTCCACCCGCTACGGAATTCTATGCCCGCCCCTTGTACTAATTCATACCAAATTGATGATATTGCAGTATAATGCACCTGGATTGGATCATCAGATTGCACGAGATACAAATATTCTAGTTTTAACATTGATCCACATACACACGCACCACATTGCAATGATGTCAGATAATTAAAAGTAGTAGTAAAGCAAATATAACAAGTGCATTACAATAACAAGCATATGTCGCTCATCACATAATTAATAGTTTGACGAGTTGTTCATGAGTGTTGGGCCATGTTCCACATGTAGAGTGTTACTAGAACCCGCACATACTACATGAATGACTAGTGGATGGAACCAACGGGGACCATCGGGCCGCTTCCTCTGGAATCGGAGATTTTGCCTCTTGAAGAGCCCATTTAACTACCTCACCCGGCATGGGTATGATGGTTGGACTCAGACCCGACCAGATCATCAACCTCTCATCCGGGGTCGCCTCCGTTAGGATGCACACCGCGAGGTCATTGAATCTCCTCTCTACTATCTTCTCCATCACTAGGAGAGAACACTCAGCCGTTGGAATACTTCTGACCCAAGCTAACATGGCCTCCCGGAGGTGCTCTGCCCGACGCTTGTACCACATCCATAGATAGGGCTTCTCGATGTCCGCCCAGAGACCCCCTCCCACAATTCTTCTTGCGGTCCCATATGTTAATTTTAGAACACAATAACAATCAAAATATATAACATATAGAAAAGATCACAAGATACATATAAACATATGACACACGTACATATAAACTAGAGATCACAAGGTCATTCATAAGTACATACGACACACGTACATATAAACTAGAGATCACAAGGTCATTCATAAGAACATATGACACACGTACATATAAACTAAATACCACAAGGTAATTAATAGAGTATAGTGCAAGGCAACAAGCCTTGTGATGCATCTACAACGTCGGAACATTCATTATGATTAAGATGGTTCAGTAGGTTGCTGCTCAGAGGCCTCATGATCATGAAAATTATACCATTTATGCGGCTCATGACTCTGCAGTTGTCCTCGTTGATGAAGAGCTTCTGAATAATAAGCAAGCATTGCAGCATGAACTCCTTGTATTCATATACCTCAGGCAAAGAGGCATCGAGCAGGGAAGATATGCATCCGATTCCTCCAGGGAACTGTTTCAAACGGATGTCGCCAGCAAGCGCACACACAATCCTCGCAGCGGGCTTCCTCATCCTGCCATCACATGGGCTTCTGGAATCAAGCGCCTTGAGCAGTTTCTGGAGTATCTTCCCAGAGGATGAGGAACCAATCAGCCGTTCTTTCACCATCGGCATCCGCGTGCCTTTTTGCGCCTCCTATCTACTGCAGGGTGACTAAGACTCCATCGGGGACAAATCATATGTGATGAGGGTGTCTAGGATATTTGTTCCCTCAAGGATGCCATTCGGTGAATGGGACTCCATCAGGTCCATTGCATATGTGATGAGGATCCTTCCTCTAGCGAACGATGGATTCGTCTCGCATCCAATCCTTGTCTCCTCTAAGTAGCCCCAAACCGGTGAGTTTACCCCGTGCTGAAACTTGTATTCTTGGGCCACTTGCTTCGCAATATTTTTCCCAGCACAACCCAAGAGTCTTCTATAACAGAAGATAGCACCTTGGAACACAACTAGGAAGTACAACACAGAAATGGCCGGATTCATGTTTGCTCTTTCTCCACCTGAGGTGCCAAAATCGTGCTCTATTAGACGCCACAAAGCAATGGCGGTAGTGATGTCCAGCCCAAATCCATAAAGAGATGCTAGAGGGCACAATATCATGGAGAGCACCATCGCTTAGATCAGGGTCACACCATATGCGGCCAGCTTTCATGCAGCAAGACAAAAGCATCCACAGATGGACTCTTGATCACTTCTTGCTTGTGGACCTACAATGCGACGAACAAGAGCATTACAAAACTTTTCCCTAAAGTGAATATCAAAGCTCACATGCACAAATATCAGATATGCATTATGGAAAGAACAAAACCATGTAaatggtcccacatgtcatactaAAGTCTAGTGGTGCATATTAATCAAACAAAACCATGTATATGGCAAACTTAATAGCCAACATATATGAAGTTCAGAAATCTGAAAAGTTGTACTAAACAAAATAATATGATGTATAGGCAACAGATATATGCAACAATTGGAGAAAATAGAGTATAGGATGTAGCGGTACCTGCCCATGTGATTGTGATGCTCATTGTATGCAGGAAGTTCAAGCACAATCTTGGGATGCCGGCTAACTTTTCTCTTGGATGGATATTGAAGACCCTGTTGGACGCTCAAGTTTTTGATGATGTCAGCAAAAAATACAATATAAACATAGTAGTTATTGTTTTTCACTTAGGTGCactttactttactttattactagcaaacatgcccgtgcgttgcaccggagaaaaaaaatcttctaccAGAAGAACACAACAGGCAAGACATGAGAATCAAACTATGCAAAGGTGGTAGACATAAAAGAACTTTCAAGAATTCTCTCGAGCGCTAGCCTGTCTTGATGGACTTCAGCCAAGTGACCTCATAAACTTGGGATGTTTTTCTCGTTTGGTATGAGCTCACACAGAAATTTGAGTTCACACACCAGTTGCTTACGTCCCTAATTTTTCATGAGTAAAACTGTTTAAGCATCAAATCCTGTTCTATTCTACAAACTGTTTAAAAAGTCAATGCAAGAACATGAGAGACCACCCCTAAAAAAAAGAACATGAGAGGTCAACTATAGTTCGGAAAATTTAGTAATGGGTATCGAAACATAGATGACATGCATATTTAAAGCGTGTTTGTTTGATAAAGTGAAATCTGCGGCAGGCATTTGAATAAAAACTTCTGACTTGTAATATATATATAGTGATGCTATTCATCACCTAGGaagcagaataagttattcttcatccgagataatcttacgatcacttcataattaaattacatttggaatttaaatagttacattcctattgattcgctacgtaaaatttggcataagaaaataaaaatataggtcataagacaagaaaatttggagtttatgtacattttacactatgtttttacatttgtaattttacataacataaaatattattTACgaaattatatattttcttacggtctctttttacgtcagaaataagacaaaaaCTTATGAAACGTAAAATTACAGTGCATTCGTGGTAAAATAAaggggggtgaagaataaatattcctcacccagggtgacgaatagtcaatccctaaTTACAGTGCATTTGTGACATAATCACATTGTTTCGCAACTTTGATGGTTTTTACCATACACTTATTCTCTTGGTTTGTGCCTCCATGGACATCCTGAATTTTATGTTCAACGAAAATGAAATCCAGGATGTCCATGGAGACACGAACCAAGATAATAAGTGTATGGTAAAAACCATCAAAGTTGCGAAACAATGTGATTACGTCACAAAAACATTTTTGTTACAGACTAAATTGCATATTGGAAAAAATTAGTGGTTTCATCAAGATATGCCAGCATCCCTAAACACACTACATCGGCCCGCCAACGCATCTAAATTGGCGTAACCGCCACACGATCTAGCTGGCTCCGGCTCTGCACGACCTGGCTGTCCCtgtaacctactccctccgttccgaattacttgtcttggatttgtctagatacggttgtatctagcactcattttagtgttagatacaaccgtatctagacaaatccaagacaagtaattcggaacggagggagtagaagatacaTGGAAAAATACATACCATCTTTGACATGATACAGATCAGCCTCAGTATAATTCAATTAAAAGATTATCATGGAAAATGAAGAGTGTCGTGATTGCCTCTCCATGCTTAAATCTGTAAGCATGCATCAGCATCAATTTCGACATTAGCGCAAGCATATCAAGATGTATATATGCATCGTGCGGGATGGGGAAATATTGTTGGCATATAATCTTGTTCTTTCTATACTCATCTCTGCCCTGCACAGTATTTGTAACAGCAACATCAGTGACGTAGTACATGCTTAGATCAGGGGTGGCATGGGTAGGGTAGTTGCACTGCCGCATGATCGCCAAGTTGCTGCATGCCTTCTCTCACAGCTGCCGCATGCTAG from Triticum aestivum cultivar Chinese Spring chromosome 4A, IWGSC CS RefSeq v2.1, whole genome shotgun sequence harbors:
- the LOC123088657 gene encoding uncharacterized protein isoform X2, with protein sequence MELPSSSLEVSKTPRIHSVEHVSTVLLAGKCGAKGEGADGTPTSQGSYLCSLLWTMAPPHRQEVLAIFSTERKAGLNSVDDSKWAEVKHINCYATFMGYLWMAMRGVSVLVVTWTTVVLLGGFVSMLNTKDFWFLTVITLVQTAGVFDMHLSENLIAIPRLCLGFLHTVTITVTREVALENASCTAAESKKCLTGC